One Maribacter cobaltidurans genomic window carries:
- a CDS encoding IS5 family transposase, whose product MYKVLDKDTIEMEIVPHIPLPKRGFAPTAPLCEIVNAILYKLKTGVQWEYLPTTSLFSQKVLSWQSVYHHYRKWCRSGTFLDCWTGILKRYRDMFDLSSVDLDGSHTPAIRGGEAVEYQGRKKGRTTNALFLTDRQGLPLAMSEPVSGNHNDLFDIEVQFEVVTATLDRADIKTEGLFLNADAGFDSKDFRSACARRDINANICFNKRNGRVDDRDEYFDQDLYDQRYAVERTNAWIDSFRSLLNRFDTTIESWKGFNYLSFIVIALKKIKPKKFK is encoded by the coding sequence ATGTACAAAGTACTCGACAAAGATACCATAGAAATGGAGATAGTCCCACACATACCTTTACCGAAAAGGGGTTTTGCCCCAACGGCTCCCTTGTGCGAGATTGTCAATGCAATACTCTACAAGTTGAAGACGGGCGTGCAATGGGAGTACCTGCCCACGACCTCGCTGTTCTCCCAAAAGGTCCTGAGCTGGCAGTCGGTCTACCACCATTATCGCAAATGGTGCCGTTCGGGGACATTTCTGGATTGCTGGACCGGCATTTTAAAACGGTACAGGGACATGTTCGACCTCTCCAGTGTCGATCTTGACGGTAGCCACACACCTGCCATCAGGGGTGGCGAGGCCGTGGAATACCAAGGCCGCAAAAAGGGAAGGACCACCAACGCCCTCTTCCTTACCGATAGGCAGGGACTGCCCTTGGCCATGTCGGAACCGGTATCCGGGAACCACAATGATCTGTTTGACATCGAGGTGCAGTTCGAGGTGGTCACCGCCACCCTTGACAGAGCAGATATAAAAACGGAGGGGCTCTTCCTCAATGCCGATGCGGGATTCGATTCCAAGGATTTTCGCTCGGCCTGTGCAAGAAGGGACATCAATGCCAATATATGTTTCAACAAGCGCAACGGCAGAGTGGATGACAGGGACGAATATTTTGACCAGGACCTTTATGACCAGAGGTATGCCGTGGAGCGCACCAATGCATGGATCGACAGTTTCAGGTCACTGCTCAACAGGTTCGATACCACCATTGAGAGCTGGAAAGGGTTCAACTACTTATCATTCATAGTAATCGCCCTGAAAAAAATCAAACCAAAAAAGTTTAAATGA
- a CDS encoding SIS domain-containing protein, whose amino-acid sequence MKDILVPINNTMKYLDIETSQLKAIGGFDTAKEISGQPELWGKIVDKLEKEREVIASFLESTLKKTEKIILTGAGTSAYIGLSVEGFIQRNTGVTTMSIATTHLVSHPQDYLEEGVPTLLVSFARSGNSPESIAAVKLADAHVKDCSHLIITCSADGDLAKYASKNNHLVFLLPPESNDKSLAMTGSYSGMLLTILLMGRFDRLTSMKEVVHTLRTCTEEFLNKKLDRVKKIAALGFTRAVFLGSGPLYGTAMESQLKLQELTDGHVICKNDSYLGFRHGPKAVVNEETLLVYFFSNNKKVLQYEMDLVRGMGVGKKPLKQIGIAMSDYDIPSVDELIVLGGGRDKVIEDEYLAVCYIVLGQLLAFYTSLNLKLRPDSPSETGAISRVVQGVKIY is encoded by the coding sequence ATGAAAGATATACTCGTTCCAATAAATAATACTATGAAATACCTTGACATTGAAACTTCTCAATTAAAAGCCATTGGGGGATTTGATACCGCCAAGGAAATTTCGGGCCAACCGGAACTTTGGGGGAAGATCGTTGATAAACTTGAAAAGGAAAGGGAAGTTATCGCTTCCTTTCTGGAATCAACGCTGAAAAAGACTGAGAAGATTATATTGACAGGAGCAGGTACAAGTGCCTATATAGGGTTGTCCGTGGAGGGGTTCATTCAAAGAAATACTGGAGTCACCACGATGTCGATAGCTACCACCCATCTTGTATCGCATCCCCAGGATTACCTAGAAGAAGGGGTTCCAACTCTGTTGGTTTCCTTTGCTAGATCGGGCAATAGCCCTGAAAGTATAGCGGCCGTTAAACTTGCCGATGCCCACGTAAAGGATTGTTCCCATTTAATCATAACCTGCAGTGCAGATGGTGATTTGGCCAAATACGCATCAAAGAACAATCATTTGGTTTTTCTACTTCCCCCGGAATCCAATGACAAAAGCCTTGCGATGACGGGAAGTTATTCGGGTATGCTGTTGACCATATTGTTAATGGGACGTTTCGACCGCCTGACGTCCATGAAGGAAGTAGTGCACACATTAAGGACCTGTACGGAGGAGTTCCTGAACAAAAAGTTGGATCGAGTCAAGAAAATTGCAGCGTTGGGTTTCACCCGGGCGGTTTTTTTAGGCTCCGGGCCGCTTTATGGTACGGCAATGGAATCCCAGCTAAAACTACAAGAATTGACAGATGGCCACGTCATCTGCAAAAATGATTCCTATCTTGGTTTTAGACATGGCCCAAAGGCGGTTGTCAATGAAGAAACACTGTTGGTTTATTTTTTTTCAAACAACAAGAAGGTCCTGCAGTACGAAATGGACCTGGTCCGAGGGATGGGTGTAGGTAAAAAGCCGCTAAAGCAGATAGGAATCGCCATGAGTGATTACGATATCCCTTCCGTTGACGAACTTATTGTGCTCGGCGGCGGTAGAGACAAGGTCATCGAAGATGAATATCTCGCTGTATGTTATATCGTTTTGGGACAATTGCTGGCCTTCTATACCTCGTTGAATTTAAAGCTTCGGCCAGATTCGCCTTCAGAGACGGGGGCGATTTCCAGAGTGGTTCAAGGGGTAAAAATTTACTAA
- the agaR gene encoding transcriptional repressor AgaR gives MKEAKTKRSTVERRKKILNLLDENGQVFVHELSEEFGVSEVTIRNDLELFEKKGLLIRSRGGAMINENSVGMDFQLSEKDKMNYTEKVRIGKKAAELVNAGETIILDSGTTTMEIAKNLSSNKSLNVITNALNIANELLKYPNINIIVPGGTLRKNSHSLVGPLAEKSMRNFYVDKVFLGVDGFDIKEGAFTPNIEEASLNQVMIEITKEVILVSDSSKFRRRSLAFICPTRKIDIVITDEKISKEDLTWLKDQNIQVIIA, from the coding sequence ATGAAGGAAGCAAAAACAAAAAGGTCTACGGTTGAGCGACGTAAAAAAATACTGAATCTACTGGATGAAAATGGACAGGTTTTTGTACACGAGTTGAGTGAGGAGTTTGGTGTCAGTGAAGTCACCATTCGCAACGATTTGGAGCTATTCGAGAAAAAAGGTCTGTTGATACGATCAAGGGGAGGCGCCATGATCAACGAGAATTCCGTAGGAATGGATTTTCAATTATCCGAGAAGGATAAGATGAACTATACCGAAAAGGTTAGAATCGGTAAAAAGGCTGCAGAGCTTGTAAACGCTGGGGAAACTATTATTTTGGATTCGGGGACCACAACGATGGAAATCGCTAAAAATCTGAGTTCGAACAAGTCCTTGAATGTGATTACCAATGCCTTGAATATTGCAAATGAGTTGTTAAAGTACCCCAATATAAATATAATCGTACCCGGCGGTACTTTGCGAAAAAACTCCCACTCCCTAGTGGGCCCGTTGGCGGAAAAAAGTATGCGTAATTTTTACGTGGACAAAGTCTTTTTAGGGGTTGACGGATTTGACATTAAGGAAGGGGCGTTTACACCTAATATTGAAGAAGCTTCCTTGAATCAAGTCATGATTGAAATTACCAAGGAGGTTATTCTCGTATCCGATTCCAGTAAGTTTCGGCGTAGAAGTCTTGCCTTCATTTGTCCAACACGTAAAATCGATATCGTCATCACCGACGAAAAGATAAGTAAGGAAGATTTAACTTGGCTTAAGGATCAAAATATACAAGTTATCATTGCCTGA
- a CDS encoding carbohydrate kinase family protein: protein MTPFDVLVIGELNIDIILDDIQGFPEIGKEIMANQLNLTLGSSSAIFASNLSALGVSVAIVGLLGEDSFADSVKKSLRDKKVNTDFVVSSDRYSTGLTIVMNYGMDRANVTFPGAMEHLTVEDITDQMLLSCKHMHLSSIFLQKGIKKQAVQLFERAKSLGLTTSMDPQWDPAENWELDLGSLLPNLDVWMPNVVEFKNITGVPELTDGLEKIKEYANYVVIKDGINGAHLWDNGNLTSKPAFINNEVADCIGAGDSFDAGFISEFVKGSGLNRCLEVGNVMGAINTLEPGGTTSFKNREYIKKIAKEKFEFTL from the coding sequence ATGACGCCTTTCGATGTATTAGTAATTGGAGAATTAAATATTGACATTATTTTAGATGACATTCAGGGATTTCCTGAAATCGGAAAGGAAATAATGGCCAATCAGCTCAATTTGACCTTGGGTAGCAGTTCTGCCATTTTTGCCAGTAATCTTAGCGCCTTGGGTGTGTCTGTTGCCATAGTGGGATTGCTGGGTGAGGATAGCTTCGCCGATTCTGTTAAAAAATCCCTGCGGGACAAAAAAGTGAATACTGATTTTGTAGTGTCATCAGACAGATACAGTACTGGACTAACAATTGTAATGAACTATGGAATGGATCGCGCTAATGTTACTTTTCCAGGGGCCATGGAGCATTTAACGGTCGAAGATATTACGGATCAAATGTTATTGAGCTGCAAACACATGCATTTAAGTTCTATATTCCTACAAAAGGGCATAAAGAAACAAGCGGTCCAACTTTTTGAACGGGCCAAAAGCCTAGGTCTTACAACATCCATGGACCCTCAATGGGACCCTGCCGAAAACTGGGAATTGGATCTGGGCAGCTTGCTACCGAATCTGGATGTTTGGATGCCCAACGTAGTTGAATTTAAAAACATAACGGGGGTCCCGGAACTGACCGATGGGCTGGAAAAAATCAAGGAGTATGCGAATTATGTTGTTATCAAGGACGGGATAAACGGCGCCCATCTTTGGGATAACGGAAATCTAACATCAAAACCCGCATTCATTAATAACGAGGTTGCCGATTGTATCGGCGCAGGTGATAGCTTCGACGCCGGTTTCATAAGTGAATTTGTAAAAGGGTCTGGGCTGAATCGGTGTTTGGAGGTAGGAAACGTTATGGGCGCCATCAACACGCTAGAACCTGGCGGTACCACATCCTTTAAAAATAGGGAATACATTAAAAAAATAGCAAAAGAAAAATTCGAGTTTACCCTTTGA
- a CDS encoding class II fructose-bisphosphate aldolase, which produces MELKERLRQNKKNGSALLATNFYNFETLAAVLTAAREMKSGLIVQLSESSIRYMGLEVATALARAAISQFGVEAWLHLDHGQNVDLVKRCIDAGFDSVMIDASEKSFAENIKVTKQIVNYASGYETNVEAELGYISKLGQEQKMIYTRPDEAKEFVEATGINALAVAVGSAHGFYKETPNLQLDLISEINAVTDAALVLHGSSGIPDDQLQRAIKMGITKINLATEIKNIFMKSLQETLMHTDNIDLREVFPTATSAAVTLVSGKLKTINFEQS; this is translated from the coding sequence ATGGAGTTAAAAGAAAGACTAAGGCAAAACAAAAAAAACGGAAGTGCACTGCTTGCGACAAATTTTTACAATTTTGAAACCCTTGCAGCGGTACTAACGGCAGCGCGTGAGATGAAATCCGGATTGATCGTACAGCTTTCCGAAAGTTCAATTCGCTACATGGGACTGGAGGTTGCCACAGCGCTTGCACGGGCAGCCATTTCTCAGTTTGGTGTGGAAGCATGGCTTCATTTGGACCACGGTCAAAATGTAGATTTAGTAAAACGGTGCATCGATGCCGGTTTTGACTCCGTAATGATAGACGCAAGTGAAAAATCATTTGCCGAAAATATAAAGGTGACCAAGCAGATCGTGAACTACGCTTCTGGGTATGAGACCAATGTGGAAGCTGAACTAGGCTACATCTCAAAACTGGGCCAAGAACAAAAAATGATATATACCCGCCCGGACGAGGCAAAGGAGTTCGTTGAGGCTACCGGAATAAATGCCTTGGCCGTTGCTGTGGGTTCCGCTCACGGATTCTATAAGGAGACCCCCAATTTACAACTGGACCTTATTTCTGAGATCAATGCGGTCACGGATGCCGCCCTTGTCCTACATGGTAGCTCGGGAATTCCTGACGATCAACTGCAGCGCGCCATTAAAATGGGTATAACCAAAATAAATTTGGCCACTGAGATTAAGAACATTTTTATGAAATCCCTACAAGAGACACTAATGCATACGGATAATATCGATTTAAGGGAAGTGTTCCCCACGGCCACCTCGGCCGCTGTAACCTTGGTCAGTGGAAAATTGAAAACCATAAACTTTGAACAATCATGA
- a CDS encoding amidohydrolase family protein produces the protein MKRIILYLCLCFGFFTSSAQEDILLKDYRPKAIHNVQKTEVTKAKFAAIDVHSHPYAANDEEIGQWVKTMDARGIEKTIILTYQTGKKFDSIYKAYSKYGDRFEIWCGFDYTGYGEKGYVKKAIKELERCFKVGAKGVGELGDKGLGMANSGPTPAPSMHFNDERIQPLLKRCGELGMPVNIHVAEPIWMYEPIDVHNDGLMNAATWKIDTANPNVLSHAELLKTLEEAVANNPGTTFIACHYANCGYDLNILGKMFDQYSNLYADISARYAEVAPVPRATSTFFKKYQDRLLYGTDMGMDGAMYQTTFRILETADEHFYDHELFSYHWALNGLDLDDETLRKVYSDNARKILNK, from the coding sequence ATGAAAAGAATAATCTTGTACCTATGTTTGTGTTTTGGATTCTTTACTTCTAGTGCCCAAGAAGATATCCTCCTCAAGGATTACCGGCCTAAAGCCATTCACAATGTTCAAAAAACAGAAGTTACCAAGGCAAAATTTGCTGCTATAGATGTCCATTCCCATCCCTATGCTGCCAACGATGAAGAAATAGGGCAATGGGTCAAGACCATGGATGCACGTGGTATTGAAAAAACAATCATCCTGACTTACCAAACGGGAAAAAAGTTTGATAGCATCTATAAGGCATATTCAAAATATGGGGATAGATTTGAAATTTGGTGCGGTTTTGATTATACCGGGTATGGGGAGAAAGGATATGTAAAAAAGGCAATCAAAGAACTTGAACGTTGTTTTAAGGTCGGTGCCAAGGGAGTTGGGGAACTCGGGGACAAAGGACTGGGTATGGCAAATTCAGGACCTACACCAGCACCGAGCATGCACTTTAACGATGAAAGAATACAACCCTTACTTAAGCGTTGTGGGGAATTGGGAATGCCCGTAAATATTCATGTCGCAGAACCTATCTGGATGTATGAACCCATAGACGTTCATAACGATGGTCTAATGAATGCGGCCACATGGAAAATCGACACCGCGAATCCTAACGTATTATCGCATGCCGAATTACTGAAGACATTGGAAGAGGCAGTGGCCAACAACCCCGGCACCACATTTATAGCCTGTCATTATGCGAATTGTGGCTATGATTTAAACATACTCGGTAAGATGTTTGATCAGTACTCGAACCTATACGCCGATATATCGGCACGCTACGCCGAAGTAGCGCCAGTACCTAGGGCGACAAGCACTTTCTTTAAAAAATACCAGGACCGATTGCTATATGGAACGGATATGGGGATGGATGGCGCAATGTATCAAACCACGTTCAGAATCCTGGAAACAGCGGACGAACATTTTTATGATCATGAACTTTTTAGTTACCACTGGGCCTTGAACGGTCTTGATCTCGATGATGAAACCTTACGAAAGGTGTACAGTGACAATGCAAGAAAAATACTGAATAAATGA
- a CDS encoding glycoside hydrolase family 36 protein: MRISILSFLTLSLCINLVGCSKNQGSESVLKIENGAITYEVDGFLQTKISSTLPGTKTLMPTYQSSEKITVNGKAIDRFDHQETRESSIAGDLPGKQWILQGLYNKEGIGIQKTVRLTTYDSFPDLVSTQVTYTNVSLENLIVDNWSNNTYTIESQNDEPAFWAFQGSSSSSRSDWVKPLEPGYYQKNFMGMNDSDYGGGVPVTSVWRKDVNVAVGHLTLVPKQVSLPTEVFSNPLEARIGVQEDFSDHTVWKPKDTIQTLETFVSISTGDYFASLSNYSELMQAKGITVAEPEEASFEPIWCAWGYERDFTLNEVIGTLPKVKELGIKWAVLDDGFQIAEGDWNADPKKFPQGNIEIKRLVDKIHDNGLKAKVWWTPLAADPESKVLREHPDSKIIQEDGSPQYITWWDSYYLSPTKDATIAHTKETVHLFMEEWGFDGLKMDGQHMNAVAPDHTLDQPNNSFEGVPAFFQMIYDEARSIKPHAVVENCPCGTCMSFYNMASMNQAVSSDPLSSWQIRHKGKTYKALIPKTAYYGDHVELSDGADDFATSFGIGAVLGTKFTWPKDNPNASGKYLLTPEKEIIWKKWFNLYNNMMLSKGTYLGGVYDIGYDKPEGHVIQKNGTLYYAFYADNWDDNIQLKGLDENKTYLIRDYYNDETLGEISGAKAVYNASFENFLLLEVTPK, encoded by the coding sequence ATGAGAATTTCAATTCTAAGTTTCTTAACCCTTTCGTTGTGCATAAACCTAGTGGGATGTAGTAAGAATCAGGGAAGTGAATCGGTCCTTAAAATCGAAAATGGGGCAATAACTTATGAAGTTGATGGTTTTTTACAGACTAAGATATCCAGTACGCTTCCTGGTACCAAAACACTTATGCCCACCTATCAATCATCTGAGAAAATCACGGTAAACGGAAAGGCTATTGATAGGTTCGACCACCAGGAAACTAGGGAGTCATCCATTGCAGGTGACCTTCCTGGAAAACAATGGATACTGCAAGGACTTTACAACAAAGAGGGAATAGGCATTCAAAAAACTGTACGCCTGACTACCTATGACTCATTTCCAGACTTGGTATCAACGCAAGTTACCTATACCAATGTTTCATTGGAAAATCTCATTGTAGATAATTGGTCAAATAACACCTATACTATTGAATCCCAAAATGACGAACCAGCATTTTGGGCCTTTCAAGGAAGCTCCTCCTCTTCAAGAAGTGACTGGGTAAAACCACTGGAGCCCGGTTATTATCAAAAAAACTTTATGGGAATGAATGACTCAGATTATGGAGGAGGTGTTCCCGTAACCTCTGTATGGCGAAAAGATGTTAATGTTGCTGTGGGCCATTTAACCTTGGTTCCCAAACAAGTTAGCCTTCCAACAGAAGTGTTTTCAAACCCTCTGGAGGCTAGGATAGGCGTACAGGAAGATTTTAGCGATCATACGGTTTGGAAACCCAAAGACACAATCCAAACACTGGAAACTTTCGTTTCCATAAGCACTGGTGATTATTTTGCAAGCCTATCAAACTATTCAGAACTTATGCAAGCCAAGGGAATCACTGTGGCAGAGCCAGAAGAGGCTTCCTTTGAACCTATTTGGTGTGCATGGGGCTACGAAAGGGATTTTACGTTGAACGAGGTTATAGGAACACTGCCTAAAGTAAAGGAACTTGGGATTAAATGGGCCGTTCTGGATGACGGTTTTCAGATTGCGGAAGGCGATTGGAACGCTGACCCCAAAAAGTTTCCACAAGGAAATATAGAAATTAAAAGATTGGTCGACAAAATACATGACAACGGACTTAAGGCCAAAGTATGGTGGACACCCCTCGCTGCCGATCCGGAGAGCAAAGTTTTAAGAGAACATCCGGATAGTAAAATTATACAGGAAGATGGTTCTCCACAATACATAACATGGTGGGATTCCTATTACCTCTCCCCTACCAAGGATGCTACCATTGCCCATACCAAGGAAACAGTCCATTTATTCATGGAAGAATGGGGATTTGATGGTTTAAAAATGGACGGTCAGCATATGAACGCCGTTGCTCCAGACCATACGCTGGACCAGCCTAACAATTCTTTTGAAGGTGTACCTGCATTCTTTCAAATGATATATGACGAAGCCCGTAGCATTAAGCCCCATGCTGTAGTGGAAAACTGTCCCTGTGGTACCTGCATGTCCTTTTACAATATGGCTTCAATGAACCAAGCGGTGTCATCCGATCCTCTTTCCAGTTGGCAGATTCGTCATAAAGGAAAGACCTATAAGGCCCTGATTCCCAAAACGGCCTATTATGGTGATCATGTGGAGTTAAGCGATGGTGCCGATGATTTTGCCACTTCTTTTGGTATTGGGGCGGTTTTAGGTACTAAGTTCACTTGGCCCAAAGACAATCCCAATGCCTCTGGGAAATACCTTCTTACCCCAGAAAAAGAAATAATTTGGAAGAAATGGTTTAATCTCTATAATAACATGATGCTCTCTAAAGGGACTTATTTAGGAGGAGTATATGATATTGGCTACGACAAGCCGGAAGGACATGTTATTCAAAAGAATGGCACGCTCTATTATGCCTTTTATGCGGATAATTGGGATGACAATATTCAGTTGAAAGGTCTCGATGAAAACAAAACTTATCTTATTAGGGATTATTATAACGATGAAACGTTGGGAGAAATTTCAGGTGCAAAAGCAGTTTATAATGCATCGTTTGAAAATTTTCTTCTGTTAGAGGTTACACCAAAATAA
- a CDS encoding Gfo/Idh/MocA family protein yields MNSRRDFLKNTTLAGAGLFAVPSFANRYFSENDKLNVGMIGVGLRGTNHLRNLLLRKDINVTAICDVDPNRIKIAQDHIKEAGFKAPKVFGSSDYDYKNLLELKEVDAVIIATPWLWHTRMAVDAMKAGKYTGVEVSAANTLEECWDLVNTHEETGTHMMILENVNYRRDILAVLNMVKQNLFGELVHFRCGYQHDLRHVKFNDGKTAYGKGAEFGEKGISEAKWRTEHSVKRNADVYPTHGLGPIAVMADINRGNRFISLTSHATKAIGLHNYVVAVGGKEHPNARVKFKLGDVITSTIDTANGETIIVTHDCNLPRPYSLGFRVQGANGLWEVDGNRIYIEGKSKKPHEWDEATSWLEEYDHPLWKKYGEYALNAGHGGMDFFVLNSFVESAKANIAPPLDAYDAAAWSAVTPLSEASIANNGEPQDFPDFTRGLWIKRTPYNWMKESY; encoded by the coding sequence ATGAATTCTAGACGAGATTTTTTAAAGAATACTACTTTGGCAGGTGCAGGTCTTTTTGCAGTGCCCAGCTTTGCCAACCGGTACTTTAGCGAAAATGATAAATTGAACGTAGGTATGATCGGGGTTGGATTGCGAGGCACTAACCATCTTAGAAACCTGCTTTTGCGTAAAGATATCAATGTTACTGCCATTTGTGATGTTGATCCCAATAGGATTAAAATAGCCCAAGATCATATTAAAGAGGCAGGGTTCAAAGCTCCCAAAGTGTTCGGCAGTTCTGATTATGACTATAAGAACTTATTGGAATTGAAGGAAGTGGATGCGGTTATCATTGCCACACCATGGCTCTGGCACACACGTATGGCGGTAGATGCAATGAAAGCTGGAAAATATACCGGTGTGGAGGTCTCTGCTGCAAATACACTGGAAGAATGCTGGGATTTGGTCAACACCCATGAAGAAACTGGAACTCATATGATGATATTGGAAAATGTGAATTACCGCAGGGATATCTTGGCCGTGCTCAATATGGTAAAGCAAAACTTGTTCGGTGAGTTGGTACATTTTAGATGCGGTTACCAACATGATTTGAGGCATGTGAAATTTAACGATGGGAAAACCGCTTATGGCAAGGGAGCAGAGTTTGGTGAAAAAGGTATTTCGGAAGCCAAATGGCGCACCGAACATTCTGTAAAACGCAATGCCGATGTCTATCCTACCCATGGGCTGGGGCCAATTGCCGTTATGGCAGACATAAACCGAGGTAATAGATTCATCTCCCTAACCTCACATGCCACGAAGGCTATTGGTCTACACAACTATGTGGTTGCCGTTGGAGGTAAGGAGCACCCCAATGCACGTGTAAAGTTCAAACTGGGCGATGTCATTACCTCAACTATAGACACTGCAAATGGAGAAACCATTATCGTCACCCATGACTGTAACCTCCCAAGACCCTATTCGCTCGGTTTTAGAGTACAAGGTGCAAACGGGCTGTGGGAAGTAGATGGTAATAGAATATATATTGAAGGAAAATCCAAAAAACCACATGAGTGGGATGAAGCGACTTCTTGGTTGGAAGAGTATGATCACCCACTTTGGAAAAAATATGGTGAATATGCCCTGAATGCAGGTCATGGAGGCATGGATTTCTTTGTACTCAACTCTTTTGTGGAATCCGCTAAGGCCAATATTGCACCGCCTTTGGATGCTTATGATGCGGCTGCATGGAGTGCAGTGACCCCATTGTCTGAAGCTTCTATTGCCAATAATGGTGAGCCCCAAGACTTTCCGGATTTTACGAGGGGCCTATGGATAAAAAGAACGCCATATAACTGGATGAAAGAGAGCTATTAG
- a CDS encoding amidohydrolase family protein → MKIDAHVHYNTANSLLLEYGKLADIRYLSIITEVPEFPTIDEQLKIVAGLKKEFGTYLNFAITFPCTLWQSEKWPDNCLESIQRALEMGAVGVKVWKNIGMTLKDSNNRFVMIDHPTFEPVFKFLEDNDIVVLGHNGEPKNCWLPFDQMTVESDRSYFMKHPEYHMYLHPEVPDYEAQLSARDRLLKRHPKLRFVGLHLASLEWDVNEIAAWLDRFPLAMVDLAERIVHVQHQTVSAWQKVHDFFIEYQDRIIYGTDFIWAETHTKLELKEYLDERYQSDWNYFAGHGTMKVPEVDGSFRGLGLPSTVLDKIFNSNAKKTYGI, encoded by the coding sequence ATGAAAATTGATGCACATGTTCACTACAATACGGCGAACAGTCTTTTACTGGAATATGGCAAGTTAGCTGATATTCGGTATTTATCGATCATTACAGAAGTTCCCGAATTTCCCACTATAGATGAGCAATTGAAGATCGTTGCAGGGCTAAAAAAAGAGTTTGGTACTTACCTGAATTTCGCTATCACATTTCCTTGTACCCTTTGGCAATCTGAAAAATGGCCGGATAACTGCCTTGAAAGCATACAAAGAGCCTTGGAAATGGGAGCGGTCGGTGTAAAGGTCTGGAAGAATATCGGGATGACACTAAAAGATTCTAACAATCGCTTTGTCATGATTGACCACCCTACTTTTGAACCCGTCTTTAAATTTTTGGAAGACAATGATATTGTTGTTTTGGGGCACAATGGAGAGCCTAAAAATTGTTGGTTACCCTTCGACCAAATGACCGTAGAGTCCGATCGCTCTTATTTTATGAAGCATCCAGAATATCATATGTATTTACATCCTGAAGTACCGGATTATGAAGCCCAGCTGTCCGCAAGGGATAGGTTGCTCAAAAGACATCCAAAACTGCGCTTTGTAGGATTGCACCTGGCAAGTCTGGAATGGGATGTTAATGAAATTGCCGCATGGCTAGATCGCTTTCCCTTGGCCATGGTCGATTTGGCGGAAAGAATTGTCCATGTGCAGCACCAGACCGTTTCAGCTTGGCAAAAGGTACATGATTTCTTTATAGAATACCAAGATCGGATTATTTATGGCACCGATTTTATTTGGGCCGAAACTCATACTAAACTGGAGCTAAAGGAGTATTTGGATGAACGATATCAATCGGACTGGAATTATTTCGCAGGTCATGGAACCATGAAAGTCCCTGAGGTGGACGGTAGCTTCAGAGGACTTGGTCTTCCTTCGACTGTACTCGACAAGATCTTTAATTCAAATGCCAAAAAAACTTATGGAATTTAA